GATCGCCGATCGACATACCGATGATCAGGCCGCGGCCACGGGGGTTGTGGCGCGCGAGGCCCTTCTTGAACCGCTCGCCCTTCCGGGTCACGTCGGGGAGGATCTCCTCGATGACGCCGATCGTCGCGAGCGCCGTCGCGCAGGCGAGCGGGCCGCCGGCAAAGGTGCTCCCGTGCTCGCCCTTCTTGAACTCGAGCCCCTCGCGGGCGACGAGCGCGCCGATGGGGAATCCGCTCGCAAGCCCTTTTGCGGTCGTGACGATGTCGGGAAGAATACCCGCGTGCTGGAAGGCGAACCACTTCCCGGTCCGGCCCATCCCGGTCTGCACCTCGTCGACGATCATCAGCGCGCCGGTATCGTCGCAGATATCCCGGACGCCCCGGAGGAACTCGTCGGGCGGTATCAGGACGCCTGCTTCGCCCTGGATCGGCTCGACGAAGACCCCGGCGGTATCCTTATTGACGGCTTTTGCGAGCGCGTCGAGGTCGCCGTAGTCGACGAAGGTGCAGGGGGTCGAGAGCGGTTCGAACGGCTCCCTTATGGCAGGTTTGTGGGTGACGGCGAGCGACCCGCAGGTCCGGCCGTGGAACCCGTGGGTGAACGCGACGAAGTTCTTCCGTCCCGTCCGGACACGGGCGAGTTTTATCGCGCCGTCGTTCGCCTCCGCGCCGGAGTTCGAGAAGAACGCCTTCGAAAGCCCCGTGATCCCGACGAGTTTCTCCGCGAGTTCTGCCTGGTTCGGGATGTAGTAGAGGTTCGAGCAGTGGATCAGCTCTTTTGCCTGGTTGCAGAGCGCCTCCACTACCAACGGGTGGCAGTGGCCGGTGCTGCAGACCGCGATACCTGCCACGCAGTCGAGGTATTGCCGTCCCCGGTCGTCCCAGACGCGCGATCCCGCGCCGCGGACGATCTTCATCGTCCGGCTAAACGCGGGCATATAGTAGCGTGCATCAAGCACGCGTGAATCTTCTGCCATGATTATCTCACTCGTATTCGATCGTCGCCGGGGGTTTGGGGGTGACGTCGTAGACGACCCGGGCGACGCCGGGGATCTCGGCGGTGATCCGGGTTGCCATCCGCGAGAGCGTCTCGTAGGGGAGGAGCAGCGGGTCGGCGGTCATCCCGTCCCGTGACCCGACGGCCCGGACGGCGACGATCCAGCCGTGGAGCCGGACGTCTCCCTTGACCCCGGTTCCAAGGCCGATCAGCGCCGCGAAGCACTGCCAGGGGTGGTACTCCTCCACCAGGCACTCCTCGACGATGGCGTTCGCCTCGCGGACGATCGCGATCTTCTCCTTCGTCACCTCGCCGAGCACCCGGACGGCGAGCCCCGGGCCCGGGAAGGGCATCCGGTGCTGGATCTCCGCCGGGAGCCCGAGCCCGCCGGCGACCTCGCGGACCTCGTCCTTGTAGAGGTCGGCAAGCGGTTCGATGACGCCCTTAAACTTGATATCGAGGGGCATGCCGCCGACGTTGTGGTGGCTCTTGATGCCCCCCTCGCTCTCGATGCGGTCGGGGTATATCGTCCCCTGCAGGAGCATCGTCGCTCCCGTCCGCTTCGCTTCCCGCTCGAAGATCCTGATGAACTTCTCACCGATGGCCTTGCGCTTCTCTTCGGGGTCGACAATGCCCGCGAGAGCCTCGAAGAACTCGTCCGCAGCATCCACGACGCGGAGGTTCGCGTCGGCAAAGAGCGACCGAATCCGTCCGGTCTCTCCCTTCCGCATGAGGCCTGTGTCCACGTATATCGGGACGAGGCGGTCGCCTATCGCGCGGGTCGCGAGCGCCGCGCAGACCGACGAGTCCACGCCGCCGGAGAGTGCCATCACGACCTTTTCTTCGCCGGCAGCATCGCGTATCTCGCCGACTGCCCGGTCGATAAACTTCTCGACGTTTACCATGCTCTCATTTCACCTGATCTCTGATCTTGATTTATTCTTCTTGCATGCCTCTACAAAGCCGATGTAGGGTGGGGAGGGGTTTGTCGGGCTCGATTTGAACTCGGGGTGGAACTGCGTCGCGAGGTAGAAGGGGTGATCCGGGATCTCGCAGACCTCCATCCGCGGCCCGCAGGTCCCCGAGAAGACAAGCCCGGCGCCTTTGAGATCGGCGATGAACTCCGGGTTCACCTCGTAGCGGTGGCGGTGTCGTTCCACGATTGCCGTCTTGCCGTAAAGACCGGCAACATTCGTCCCTTCCTTGAGAGTGACGTCGCAGTTCCCGAGGCGCATCGTGCCCCCGAGGTCGCTGACGTCCTCCTGCTCGGGGAGGATGGCGATGACGTGCGTCCCCTCTCCCATCTCCTCGCTCGTGGCGTTCTCGATGCCGAGAACATGCCGGGCATACTCGATCACCGAGAGCTGGAACCCGAGGCAGAGGCCGAGGTAGGGCTTGTTGTTCTCGCGGGCATACTGGATCGCCCGGATCTTCCCCTCGATGCCGCGCTTCCCGAACCCGCCCGGGATCAGGATGCCGTCGACGTCGGCGAGATCACGGGGCTCGAACGTCTCCGCGTCCAGCCAGCGGATGTTCACCTCGGTGGAGAGCGCTCTCCCGGCATGCTTGAGCGACTCCTTGATGGACATGTAAACGTCCTCGATCCCGTACTTGCTGACGATGGCGACCGTCACCCGGTTCGTATACTCCTGCGAGACGACCCGGTACCACGCGGTATCCGGTTCCCGGTTCTCGAGGGAGAGGTAACTGCAGACGACGTCCGCGAGCCCTTCCTTCTCCAGTTCCATCGGGATCTGGTAGATGTCCGGGGCGTCCTTTGCGGAGACGACGGCTTTTACCGGGACATCGGTGAAGGTGGATATCTTCTTCTTCGTCTGCGGCCCGATCACGTCGCTGCTCCTCGCGACGATGATGTCGGGCTGCAGCCCGAGTTCACGGAGCGCCTTCACCGAGTGCTGCGTGGGTTTGGTCTTGAAGTCCCCCATCGTGTCCATCGGGACCAGGGTGACATGCACGAGGAGCATATCCTCCGGTGCGAGTTCGCCGTGCATCTGCCGGACGGCCTCGAGAAACGGCATGCTCTCGATATCGCCGACAGTCCCGCCGACCTCGACCATGCAGATGTCCGCAACCCTGCCGCCGTTTGCCTCCTCATTGGCCGCGCGGCTGATGCAGTGCCTGATCTCGTCGGTGATGTGGGGGATGATCTGGACGGTCGCGCCGAGGAAATCCCCGCGCCGCTCCTTCTCGATGACGTTCCGGTAGACCTTGCCCGTCGTGATGTTGTGGATCGATTTCAGGTTGATGTCTAAGAACCGCTCGTAGTTGCCCAGGTCGAGGTCGACTTCCCCTCCGTCGGAGAGGACGAAGACTTCACCGTGCTGGGCGGGGTTCATGGTGCCGGCGTCGATGTTCAGGTACGGATCGATCTTCACCGCCGTTACCAGGTAGCCGCGGTTTTTCAAGAGGCGGCCGATGGATGCGGTGGTGATGCCTTTTCCGAGCCCGCTCATGACGCCGCCGGTTACAACGATATACTTCAAGCTCTCGTTCCCCTCCGGTTGTGCCGGATGCTCTATCTTATGTATGTGATCTCGGGTATTGAGAATGTATTGTTCCGGCGGTCCCGGGGGAATCCCCGCGGGCGCAAAGAGGGCTTCGCCGGACGGGCGTTTCGGCGTTATCCCTCGATGACTGCGAACGATGTCGATGTCCGGGAAAGAAGCGCATCGTCCGCCGCGTTCCTGACCTCTCCGTCTGCAAACGCCACCCGGCGGCCTTTGCGGACGACCCTCCCGGTGGCGACGATCGTCCCCGTGCTGACACCCTTTATGAAACTGGTGTGCTCGTCGATCGTGGCGATCCTCTCGTTCTCGGAGAGAAGGGTATAGAGTGCAAGCGCAATCGCCTCGTCGGCGAGCGCCACGTAGACCCCGCCCTGGAGCCACCCGGCGCCGTTTAGCATATCCGGCCGGACCTCCATGCTGAGGCGGGCGCGCCCGTCGCCGTACTCGTCCACATCTATCCCCATCAGTTTGAAGAAAGGATTCGCGTCCCTGCCTACCCGTTTCAGTTCGTCAATGTAGCCCACGCGACCACACCTCCCTCCCGGAGGATTTGGGGCCAATCGGGATAAACGTTATGAGTACCAGTGCCGGATACGAGATCCGGTGCGTTTAACCTCCCGTTTTTCCGGCGGCAGGATCCGCTGCCGCGTCACTGTCCTGAGATGCCCTTTTTAGAAGAGGTCATCCTTTCGCGCGGCATATAGTGGATCGATTGACCTCTCCCGGCCTGGGTGGGCCGGAGAAGATATAACAACAAATATCTCTTCGCCTCTCCACCAATAGTGGTATGGAAGAAGCGTGGCAGCCCGAAGCGCTCCGCAACAGGCGACTCGAGCAGCTCCGGGCTACCATGGATGATTATATCGCGAAGAATACCGGACAGGTCGAGGGGAACCTCCCGGTCTTCTTCGGTCACGTCGCCGCCACGCTCGACAAGACGTTTCCCGAGCTCGACGACAGGACATATGACGACTTCATCGATGCGACCGCATCCGCACTTCTCAACGTCACGCGCGAGGCTCCTACCCCGGAGTTTCTCGAGAAGGTTCTGCGGCACGCCATGGGGAACAAGCGGCGTCGAAAGGGACGGGCAACACTCGACGTGATTGTGGGCCTGAAGTTGATCGACTCCGGCAACTACTACCAGGCGATCGAGTATCTTACTCCTCACAAGGGTTACGACGGTCGCATCAACGCTGCAATCGCCTACTGTTACTATGCCCTCTCCCTCGCGAAGAACCAGAAGTCGAGGGTTCGCCCCGACGACCTGGAACTGCACGCCCGCGAGGAGATCCTGAACATCTCGCGTGTCCGCGCCCCGCTCAACCGTCTCGGGCTCTTCAATCGGAAAGACAGCCGGCTGAACACGATCTTCTGGTTCATGCTGGACCTGGCGTTCGGCTGGTTCCCGAGCGAGCCGGAGTTCTACCGCATGGGCATCACGAAAACGAAGGACGACGGCGAGATCGAGCGCCGCAACCTCCTCCTTACCCATGCAACGGAGCGCTTCTCGGATGACAGGTTCTTCCTTGCGGAGGCGTTCAACACCCATGTGGAGTTGCGCAACGGGAGCGGTGCCGCCGCCGTCGTCAAACAGATGATGCAGCAGTATCCCGACGATCTCGAACCGCTCTATTACGGGATGAAACTCGCGATCCTCGGAGCTCAGTCAAGGTCCTACGCGAGTTTCCGGAAACTGGCGATCTTAAAGGAGTTCCCCCGGTACCTGCTTCTGGCGCTCGATACCGTCTTCGAAGTCATGTGCAACCACAAATCGGAGAGTTACTTCTGCTTCGAGGAGGCAAAGAAGGCTTCTCCCGGGCGGGACTACTACATCATGACGCTGGAATACATCCTCCGTGACTTCATCGAAGGGGACGAAGAGCGGGCGAAACGCGCAAGGTCCACGCTCTTCACGTCCGTGGATCAGTACTGTATGCAGGTCCTGAAGATAAGGGGGTGATGGAGGATGGTTGTTATGCTGCAAAGTCTCTCTCCCCGGCGGGGGATCCTGTGTTCCGCATTCTGGTCGCGTATGGCTTCAAGCAGGCGCCGCTATGCTGGAGTTTCTCTGGATTATCGGTTAAATGACCCCTTTTCTAAAATAACGGGGAGAGACAGAACGATGCATATATCTATCTCAAAGGGCAAAATCTCCTGTGAGCGGCGCTTTCAGGCCCGAATAACCAGATATGCCGTGGAGGATCGGTTACGATGACGGGAAATAAGACAACCCGGGACGGCGCCCGTGAACCGCCGGACCTTGGAGCGAATACCTGCCTCTCGATCCTCCGTGAAATGCCGGACGGCCTCGTTCTGGTGGACGGTGAGGGCAGATGCCGGTACCTGAACCCGGCGTTCACCCGGATAACCGGGTATACCCTGGAAGATGTCCCGACACTCGCTCGATGGTTCGAGCGTGCCCACCCGAACCCGGCGTACCGTCAGAAGGTGCAGGGGCCGGGAGAGGAACTGTTTTCGGGCGGCCGGGAGATCCTGGTTGCCGGCGTGGTCTGCCGGGACGGTAGAGTGCGCGATATCGAACTCCGGCGGGCGGCGGTCGATGGCGGTTATGTCCTGATCGCCGTCCGGGACGTCACCGAGCGGGCCCTGAACGAGGAGAACCTCAGGCAGGCGACGTCTGAGTTGACCGCGGTGATCGAGGCGTTTCCCGATCTCTTCATCCGGTTGAATGCCGACGGAACGATCCTCGACGTCAGGGCGGGGAGGCTCGCGGAGGCCCCGTTCCTCTCCCGGGCGCACCTCGGGCGGCGGGTGCAGGATCTCCTCCCCGCCGGGGTGAGCGAGGCGCTTTCAGGTGCGCTGCAGGAGGCCGCCAGGTCGAATACCCCCGCACCGCCCCTGGAGTTCAGCCGCGCGGAAGCCGGAGAGATCCGGCACTTCGAAGCCCGCGTCATGCCGCTCCAGGAGATGCACCTGATGGTCATCATCAGGGAGATCACGAAGCGCAGGATGGCGGAAGAGGAGTTGCACCGCCACCGCGAGCACCTGGAGGAACTCGTTACCGAGCGGACCGCCGAACTCGAGCGTGCGAACAAGCAGCTCGAGCAGTTGCTGTACTACATCGAGATGACCGAGCGCAAAGCCGCGGAGGATTGGCTGGACTCTCCGGTCGAACTGGACGCTCCCGGGTCGGCCGAACCCAGGGAGGCGAGGATCACCACCGATGCCGCCGGAATGGTCGTCATCGTGGACATGGTGGCCGAACGCCTCACCGGCTACGCGGGGGACGAACTGGCCGGGAAGTCGGTCTGGTCGCTCTTTCCAGGCGCCGGGCTCCGGGAACTTCTCTCCGGGGAGGTGC
This region of Methanoculleus horonobensis genomic DNA includes:
- a CDS encoding aspartate aminotransferase family protein yields the protein MAEDSRVLDARYYMPAFSRTMKIVRGAGSRVWDDRGRQYLDCVAGIAVCSTGHCHPLVVEALCNQAKELIHCSNLYYIPNQAELAEKLVGITGLSKAFFSNSGAEANDGAIKLARVRTGRKNFVAFTHGFHGRTCGSLAVTHKPAIREPFEPLSTPCTFVDYGDLDALAKAVNKDTAGVFVEPIQGEAGVLIPPDEFLRGVRDICDDTGALMIVDEVQTGMGRTGKWFAFQHAGILPDIVTTAKGLASGFPIGALVAREGLEFKKGEHGSTFAGGPLACATALATIGVIEEILPDVTRKGERFKKGLARHNPRGRGLIIGMSIGDRCAEVQQTCAANGVLVNCAADGNLRLIPPLVITDNEIDCALGVINAALD
- the guaA gene encoding glutamine-hydrolyzing GMP synthase; its protein translation is MVNVEKFIDRAVGEIRDAAGEEKVVMALSGGVDSSVCAALATRAIGDRLVPIYVDTGLMRKGETGRIRSLFADANLRVVDAADEFFEALAGIVDPEEKRKAIGEKFIRIFEREAKRTGATMLLQGTIYPDRIESEGGIKSHHNVGGMPLDIKFKGVIEPLADLYKDEVREVAGGLGLPAEIQHRMPFPGPGLAVRVLGEVTKEKIAIVREANAIVEECLVEEYHPWQCFAALIGLGTGVKGDVRLHGWIVAVRAVGSRDGMTADPLLLPYETLSRMATRITAEIPGVARVVYDVTPKPPATIEYE
- a CDS encoding CTP synthase, coding for MKYIVVTGGVMSGLGKGITTASIGRLLKNRGYLVTAVKIDPYLNIDAGTMNPAQHGEVFVLSDGGEVDLDLGNYERFLDINLKSIHNITTGKVYRNVIEKERRGDFLGATVQIIPHITDEIRHCISRAANEEANGGRVADICMVEVGGTVGDIESMPFLEAVRQMHGELAPEDMLLVHVTLVPMDTMGDFKTKPTQHSVKALRELGLQPDIIVARSSDVIGPQTKKKISTFTDVPVKAVVSAKDAPDIYQIPMELEKEGLADVVCSYLSLENREPDTAWYRVVSQEYTNRVTVAIVSKYGIEDVYMSIKESLKHAGRALSTEVNIRWLDAETFEPRDLADVDGILIPGGFGKRGIEGKIRAIQYARENNKPYLGLCLGFQLSVIEYARHVLGIENATSEEMGEGTHVIAILPEQEDVSDLGGTMRLGNCDVTLKEGTNVAGLYGKTAIVERHRHRYEVNPEFIADLKGAGLVFSGTCGPRMEVCEIPDHPFYLATQFHPEFKSSPTNPSPPYIGFVEACKKNKSRSEIR
- a CDS encoding PaaI family thioesterase; this encodes MGYIDELKRVGRDANPFFKLMGIDVDEYGDGRARLSMEVRPDMLNGAGWLQGGVYVALADEAIALALYTLLSENERIATIDEHTSFIKGVSTGTIVATGRVVRKGRRVAFADGEVRNAADDALLSRTSTSFAVIEG
- a CDS encoding PAS domain S-box protein, with amino-acid sequence MTGNKTTRDGAREPPDLGANTCLSILREMPDGLVLVDGEGRCRYLNPAFTRITGYTLEDVPTLARWFERAHPNPAYRQKVQGPGEELFSGGREILVAGVVCRDGRVRDIELRRAAVDGGYVLIAVRDVTERALNEENLRQATSELTAVIEAFPDLFIRLNADGTILDVRAGRLAEAPFLSRAHLGRRVQDLLPAGVSEALSGALQEAARSNTPAPPLEFSRAEAGEIRHFEARVMPLQEMHLMVIIREITKRRMAEEELHRHREHLEELVTERTAELERANKQLEQLLYYIEMTERKAAEDWLDSPVELDAPGSAEPREARITTDAAGMVVIVDMVAERLTGYAGDELAGKSVWSLFPGAGLRELLSGEVLGEGRSAEYGEVAELVRKDGSNETVHVSGDPIADGSGTVIGMVCTFYRA